The Hevea brasiliensis isolate MT/VB/25A 57/8 chromosome 1, ASM3005281v1, whole genome shotgun sequence genome has a window encoding:
- the LOC110635699 gene encoding wall-associated receptor kinase-like 2, whose product MAIELVCQVSFGLALLLSTQLAIAAPPMSKPNCKDHCGNITIPYPFGMGKDCYLNKWFEIECNESAYSSRAFISRTKMEVFDFEVYGGVIVKSPVISSNCARRESNEPINLTGSPFYLSDRNSFIGVGCNTRALLMDEPIRSVGCDLRCHGQKGIDSREMLPKLVTTDSFGNNYIGRDCNGTDCCKIKDCFQSTDQVFNPILKDIDGNQSTDGCKLAFLAFDVVIQDHSYVQYRMILEWTVNSTLSDAVDVATVDCFYYSDVHASESQFQCRCKNGYEGNAYIGCTDIDECKMQQDDLCSGITKCVNTHGSYDCVLDPKWIIIISICVGIPVMFVLILGAKWLYKSIQKRKKIKQREKLFKRMLHQQICSSQGNVEKAKIFSLKELKKATDHFNVNRIIGQGGQGTVYKGMLVDGRIVAVKKSKIVDEAKLEQFINEVVILSQINHRNVVKLFGSCLETEVPMLVYEFISNGTLSRYLHDQDEEFPLLWAKRLQIAIEISGALSYLHSAAPIPIFHRDIKSTNILLDEKYRAKVSDFGISRSVAIGQTHLTTNVHGTFGYLDPEYFRSSQFTEKSDVYSFGVVLVELLTGREPIYSEKSEELISLATSFIQMMENNKIFEIIDPRIIEQLSIKEEIMVVANLAKRCLNINGKKRPTMRQVTMELEAIWFSNEDACVEENREENELALHDISAASASTCLSFAANRALSIDIESLASESTL is encoded by the exons ATGGCCATAGAATTAGTGTGTCAGGTCAGTTTCGGTTTGGCTCTATTGCTAAGTACCCAGCTGGCAATAGCAGCGCCACCTATGTCGAAGCCAAACTGTAAAGATCATTGCGGAAATATTACCATTCCATACCCCTTCGGAATGGGTAAAGATTGTTATTTGAACAAATGGTTTGAGATTGAGTGCAACGAAAGTGCCTACTCTTCTAGAGCTTTTATAAGTAGAACAAAAATGGAGGTCTTCGATTTTGAAGTTTATGGCGGCGTTATCGTCAAAAGTCCAGTGATATCCTCCAACTGTGCCCGCAGGGAGAGCAATGAGCCTATCAACTTGACAGGAAGTCCATTCTACCTTTCCGACCGGAATTCCTTCATTGGAGTAGGTTGCAACACCCGTGCTTTGTTGATGGATGAGCCAATCCGAAGCGTTGGGTGCGACTTAAGATGCCATGGCCAGAAAGGCATTGATTCGCGAGAAATGCTTCCTAAACTTGTAACAACTGATTCCTTTGGAAATAATTACATAGGGAGGGATTGTAATGGCACCGATTGCTGCAAGATTAAAGATTGTTTTCAATCCACTGATCAGGTTTTCAATCCAATTTTGAAGGATATAGATGGGAATCAAAGCACAGATGGTTGCAAACTGGCATTTTTGGCTtttgatgtggtgatacaagatCATTCCTATGTCCAGTATCGGATGATCCTAGAGTGGACTGTCAATTCTACCCTATCGGATGCTGTTGACGTAGCAACCGTGGATTGCTTCTACTACTCTGATGTCCATGCGTCAGAATCACAGTTCCAATGTCGATGCAAAAATGGGTATGAGGGAAATGCTTACATTGGATGCACAG ATATCGATGAATGCAAAATGCAACAGGATGACCTTTGCTCAGGAATAACAAAATGCGTAAATACTCATGGATCATATGACTGTGTGCTCGATCCAAAATGGATTATCATTATAA GTATTTGTGTTGGCATTCCAGTAATGTTTGTGCTTATACTAGGCGCAAAGTGGTTATATAAATCTATACAGAAAAGAAAGAAGATCAAGCAGAGGGAAAAGTTATTCAAGAGAATGTTACACCAACAAATATGTTCAAGCCAAGGCAATGTTGAGAAGGCCAAAATATTCAGTTTAAAAGAGTTGAAAAAGGCAACCGATCACTTTAATGTGAATAGAATTATAGGCCAAGGTGGCCAAGGTACTGTTTATAAAGGAATGTTGGTGGACGGAAGAATTGTTGCAGTTAAGAAATCCAAGATAGTAGATGAAGCAAAACTTGAACAATTCATTAATGAAGTTGTCATTTTATCACAAATTAATCACAGGAATGTGGTAAAGCTATTTGGAAGTTGCTTAGAGACAGAGGTTCCTATGCTTGTCTATGAATTCATCTCCAATGGAACACTATCTCGGTATCTACATGACCAAGATGAGGAATTTCCATTGTTATGGGCAAAACGTCTGCAAATTGCCATAGAAATTTCAGGAGCACTTTCCTACTTGCATTCAGCAGCTCCTATACCAATATTTCATAGGGATATCAAGTCGACAAACATACTCTTGGATGAGAAGTATAGGGCGAAAGTATCAGATTTTGGAATTTCAAGATCAGTTGCAATTGGCCAAACTCATCTTACAACTAATGTACATGGCACTTTTGGGTACTTAGATCCGGAATATTTTCGTTCAAGTCAATTTACAGAGAAAAGTGATGTTTATAGTTTTGGTGTGGTGCTTGTTGAGTTGTTGACTGGACGAGAAccaatttattcagaaaagtccGAAGAACTAATTAGTTTAGCAACGAGTTTTATTCAAATGATGGAAAATAACAAAATTTTTGAGATAATTGACCCTCGAATTATTGAGCAATTGTCTATTAAAGAAGAAATCATGGTTGTTGCTAACCTTGCAAAGAGATGCTTGAACATCAATGGAAAGAAACGCCCTACAATGAGACAAGTGACAATGGAGTTGGAGGCAATCTGGTTTTCAAACGAAGATGCATGTGTTGAAGAAAACAGGGAAGAAAATGAATTGGCGCTCCACGACATTTCTGCTGCATCTGCTTCGACATGCTTAAGTTTTGCTGCCAATAGGGCTTTATCAATCGACATTGAATCGTTGGCTTCTGAAAGTACTTTGTAA